From a single Apium graveolens cultivar Ventura chromosome 2, ASM990537v1, whole genome shotgun sequence genomic region:
- the LOC141707176 gene encoding uncharacterized protein LOC141707176 — MATTLSFSSSLSSTNLTSTNPKISSLSNPKHLSITSSSSAPKARFVARRQESVSVTPLQRPLLEYMSLPASQYSVLDAERIERIDDNTFRCYVYRFKFFAFEVCPVLLVKVEEQPNGCCIKLLSCELEGSPIVVAQNNKFDASMENRISCHSNGSISSIEKLTSDTTIEVNIEIPFAFRAIPVQAIESSGAQVLEQILKIMLPRFMAQLVKDYQAWASGDASRQALGTGQI; from the exons ATGGCAACTACACTTTCCTTTTCCTCTTCACTTTCCTCCACAAATCTCACTTCCACAAACCCTAAAATCTCATCTCTCTCCAACCCTAAACATCTCTCCATTACCTCCTCTTCCTCAGCTCCAAAAGCTCGCTTCGTCGCTCGTCGACAAGAATCCGTCTCCGTTACGCCGCTTCAACGCCCTCTCC TTGAGTATATGAGTTTGCCTGCTAGTCAATACTCCGTTCTCGATGCCGAAAGGATTGAGCGGATTGATGATAATACGTTTCGATGTTATGTGTATCGATTTAAGTTCTTTGCGTTTGAAGTTTGTCCTGTTTTGTTAGTAAAGGTTGAGGAACAACCTAATGGTTGTTGCATTAAGTTGCTGTCGTGTGAG CTTGAGGGTTCGCCTATTGTGGTTGCCCAGAACAATAAATTTGATG CTTCAATGGAGAATCGGATATCATGTCATAGCAATGGGAGTATCTCGTCCATTGAAAAACTCACTTCAGACACAACTATTGAG GTGAATATTGAGATTCCCTTTGCATTTCGAGCAATTCCAGTACAAGCCATAGAATCCTCTGGTGCCCAAGTCCTTGAACAGATACTAAAAATTATGCTCCCCCGTTTTATGGCACAG CTAGTGAAGGACTATCAGGCATGGGCTTCTGGTGATGCCTCACGGCAGGCACTTGGAACTGGtcaaatttga